The segment GGCGCGCTGCAAGCGCTTCGAGCGCGACTTCTACCACGGCGATCCGATCGTGAGCGCGGCGCGCTTCTTTCGTCGCTCCGCCTTTCTCGCGGCGGGCGGCTACGACGAATCGCTGCTCGGCGGCGAGGATTGGGATCTCTCTATACGCGTCGGTGCCTCGCGGCCGCCGCGCTTCGCAAACGCGTTCATCCATCACGACGAGGGCCATCCTCGGCTGGGGATGCTCGCGCGCAAGAAGTTCTATTATGCGCGCGGTTACCGGCGCTTCGCGCGCAAACACGGGTGGGAGGGCGCGCGACGACTCACGCCGATGCGTGCTGCGCTGGTGAGCAGGGTGGGTGAGATGGCGCGGCACCCCGTTCTCGCCATCGGGCTCACGATAATGAAGGCCGCGGAGGTCGCCGGATTTCTCGCGGGGCTTGCGATGGCGCGCGATGCGTAGATTGGTACCAGTCGATCGTCCGTCGTAAGCCGTCGACGAGTCCCACGGTGGGTTCGAAGCCGAAGTGCTGGCGCGCGCGAGAGACGTCGAGGCGGCGCCGCGGCTGGCCGTTGGGCTTGGCTCGGTCCCAGAGAATCGCGCCGTCGAAGTCACACAGCTCTGCGATGAGCTTCGCAAGGTCGCCGATCGAAATCTCCGTTCCACTGCCGAGATTGATCGGCTCGGCGCCGTCGTAGCGCGCGGCCGCGAGAACGATCCCTCGCGCGGCGTCCTCGACGTACAAGAACTCGCGTGTCGGTGAGCCGTCGCCCCACACCACGATCTCTCGAGCGCCGCTCTCGCGCGCCTCGATGCATTTGCGAATCAGCGCGGGAATGACGTGCGAGCTGCGCGGGTCGAAGTTGTCGCCTGGTCCGTAGAGGTTGACGGGAAGAAGGTAGATCGCATTGAGCCCGTACTGCTCGCGATAGGCCTGGCACTGGACGAGCAGGGCCTTCTTGGCAATGCCGTACGGTGCGTTGGTCTCCTCGGGATAGCCGCACCAGAGCGATTCCTCGCGGAACGGTACGGGCGCGTGCTTGGGATACGCGCAGATCGTGCCGACCACGACGATCTTCTCGACGCCGTTGCGGCGGGCGTGCTCGATCACCTGGATGCCCATCATCGCGTTCTCGTAGAAGAACGAGCCGGGACGTTTGCTATTTGCACCGATGCCGCCAACGACGCCGGCGAGATGGATGACGAGCTGTGGTCGCGCCTCGCGATACATGCGCTCGACGCCCGACTCCATCGTCAGGTCGAAGTCGGCGCGCCGCGGAACGAAGACGTGCTGCGCGCCCTTCCGTCGCAGCTCCTCGACGACGTAGGAGCCGAGGAACCCGGCTCCGCCGGTGACGCAGATGCGCGCCGACGCCAGCTCAACCGCCATGTCCACCCGGCAACGATAGCACATCCGAACGCAGGGTGGAAAAACGCCGGGCCGAAGGTCTGTGTGGTGGCGCGAGCGATGCATAGATACGTGCTCGCGGTTCCGGTGCTCGTCGCGATCGCGTTTGCGGCATCGGTGCTTCCTGCGGTGCCGGCGCTGCGGCAGGATTGGTCCCCGTATCCGTTCGGCGTGCCGGCGGGCGCGCTCTTTGCGTCCATCTCGGGGTGGTCGCCCACCGGCATCGGCGCGCCCACGGTTTACGATACGGGATATTTGCTTGCTGCCGTGCTCGCACTTCTGCGGCTCGTCTTTCCGCCGGAAGGCCTGCTCGTTCTCTTCATGCTCGGCGTCGGGCTGCTCTGCGCGTTCGGCGGGCGCGCGATCGCCAAGCAGTATACCGGCAACGAGCTGACGGCGAGTGCGGCGGCGCTCGCGCTGACCTTCAATCCCTGGACCTTCACCGAGCTCGTCGCGGGGCACACGTACATGCTGCTCGCATACGGTGCGACGATCTGGATTCTCGCGGAGACGCTGCGCGAAAAACCTCGCCCGCTCGTCTTGATCGGCGCGATGCTGCTGACGGCACAGCAGGTACAGTTCCTTCTCATCGACACGCTCGTGCTCGCCGTGCTCACGTGGCGCACGCGTCAGCCCGCGCCGCTCCTGATTGCACTCGCAGTATGGGTGCCGGCGGCGATCGGCATCGCCGGGGAGCGCCATTCGCTCCTGTCGATCCCCTTCACGCTCGCATGGGAACGTAATCAATCGGTTCCGCCGCTCGGAGCGCTGCTCTTGGACGGGTATTTCGCGCGATACGGTGCGCAGTTCTCCGCGTGGCACTGCGGGCCGATGAGCGGCGTCGCGCTGCTGGCTTTGGCGGGATTCGCGTTGCGCGCACGGCGCCGCAGCGTGCCGGCCCTCGCCGCAACGCTCGCGATCGCCGCACTGCTCGTCGCGATGGGCACGCGTGGGCCGCTGGCGATTCCGTATGCGTGGGCGGTTTCGCACGCGACGTTCGTTGCGGTCTTCCGCGAGCTCTACGATCTGCTCGCGTTCACCGTCATCGGGTACGTCATCGCCGCTTCGTCGTTGCGCGTGCGAGCCGCGGGCGCGGCGTTCCTGACCTTTGCGCTCGCACTGACGGCGCTCTGGTGGTTACCGCCCCCGTCGCGCTGGTGGGTGCCGTCGTCGCACCTTCCGAATCTCGAGATTCGCGCGCCGGCGAACACGCGTTTCGCGCTCCTTCCGGCGTTTCAACCGCTCTCGCTCGAAGGCACCGGAAGTGGCGCGGATCCGGATCTCTACGGGCGCGCGGTCGACGTCGCGCCCCTCAACCAATACGTCGCAACGTACCCGGCCGATGCCGCGCTCGGCGGTTTTCTCGCGAGCGGCGACACGTCGGCGTTGCGAGCGTTGAGCGTCTCCGTGGTGATCGAACGGCCGTGGCTGAGGGCCAGCGAGCAGGCCTTGGCGCAGCAGTGGGCGTTCGGCGACCGCATCTTGCCGTGGCGCTCGCCGGCCGCGCAAACGTTCGCGCTGCAGCCGCTTCCCGAGCTCTCGTTGATTGCAGCGCCTGCCGTCGGCACGCTCGACGACCAGCTCGGTTCGGGGAACGTGTTCTACGGCGATCTTGCCGCGCATCCCGCATTCGTTGCTGTCGTGGCGGCGAATACCCACGTGGACGCCGCGAGCGGATGGGTCGACGCACGTCTCGCGTTTGCGCAGCGTCCCGACCTCGCGCAAGGGCTCGGCGGAGCGCTCACGACCAATCCGAACGCGTGGCTCGCACTCCAGCCTAATCTCGAAGCGCTCGTCTGGGTGGACGGCGTCTTGCGCGCACGCGACGGAACGGTCGTTACGCGCGCG is part of the Candidatus Dormiibacterota bacterium genome and harbors:
- a CDS encoding GDP-L-fucose synthase; this encodes MAVELASARICVTGGAGFLGSYVVEELRRKGAQHVFVPRRADFDLTMESGVERMYREARPQLVIHLAGVVGGIGANSKRPGSFFYENAMMGIQVIEHARRNGVEKIVVVGTICAYPKHAPVPFREESLWCGYPEETNAPYGIAKKALLVQCQAYREQYGLNAIYLLPVNLYGPGDNFDPRSSHVIPALIRKCIEARESGAREIVVWGDGSPTREFLYVEDAARGIVLAAARYDGAEPINLGSGTEISIGDLAKLIAELCDFDGAILWDRAKPNGQPRRRLDVSRARQHFGFEPTVGLVDGLRRTIDWYQSTHRAPSQAPREIRRPPRPSLS
- a CDS encoding glycosyltransferase family 2 protein; amino-acid sequence: ARCKRFERDFYHGDPIVSAARFFRRSAFLAAGGYDESLLGGEDWDLSIRVGASRPPRFANAFIHHDEGHPRLGMLARKKFYYARGYRRFARKHGWEGARRLTPMRAALVSRVGEMARHPVLAIGLTIMKAAEVAGFLAGLAMARDA